Proteins from a genomic interval of Candidatus Omnitrophota bacterium:
- a CDS encoding excinuclease ABC subunit UvrC: MDRLKEKIKALPLTSGVYIFEDTDGKVIYVGKAVSLRRRVESYFRSNARSLKTDMLVGHIRGVEVMLTQSEAEALILEASLIKRHQPKYNVELKDSKTYPYVQITREKFPLVAVVRRNTREFKKTPSDLYGPYVNPRLVREALTIIRKIFHFRTCHPFPHQSCLDFHIGLCDAPCIANISKEEYGRNIRSVKLILEGKKDDLYKGLQRDMEAFARARNFEAAAKVRDQIRAIGALYSGTQDVNYFKEAEQLQRALGLLQPPRRMECFDISNIMGNQAVGSMVSFFNGKPDKNNYRRFRIKTVEGIDDFKMIAEIVRRRYRRLKEERAAFPDLIVIDGGKGQLAAAAAELKNLGVIIPIVSLAKREEEIFVPNKRLPVILAKDSLGLQLLQRVRDEAHRFALKYHHLLRGKAVKE, from the coding sequence ATGGACCGTCTTAAAGAAAAGATTAAGGCACTCCCTTTAACGAGCGGGGTGTATATTTTTGAAGACACCGACGGCAAGGTGATCTACGTGGGCAAGGCCGTGTCTTTGCGCCGCCGGGTGGAGTCGTATTTCCGTTCCAACGCCCGTTCTTTGAAAACCGACATGCTCGTCGGACATATCCGCGGCGTGGAAGTCATGTTGACCCAGAGCGAGGCCGAGGCCCTGATCCTGGAAGCCAGTTTGATCAAGCGCCATCAGCCCAAATACAATGTTGAACTCAAAGACAGCAAGACCTATCCGTATGTCCAGATCACCAGGGAGAAATTTCCTCTGGTCGCTGTTGTCCGGCGTAATACCAGGGAATTCAAGAAAACACCGTCGGACCTCTACGGTCCTTATGTCAACCCGCGGCTGGTGCGCGAGGCCCTGACCATCATCCGCAAGATCTTCCATTTCCGGACCTGCCATCCGTTCCCCCATCAATCGTGTCTGGATTTTCATATCGGCCTGTGCGACGCGCCATGCATCGCCAATATCAGCAAAGAGGAATATGGACGCAACATCCGCAGCGTGAAACTCATCCTAGAGGGGAAAAAGGACGATCTGTATAAGGGGTTGCAACGGGACATGGAGGCCTTTGCGCGGGCCAGGAATTTTGAGGCGGCGGCCAAGGTGCGCGACCAGATCCGCGCCATCGGCGCTTTGTATTCCGGCACGCAGGACGTCAACTATTTCAAGGAAGCCGAACAATTGCAAAGGGCTTTGGGCCTTTTACAGCCGCCGCGGCGTATGGAATGTTTTGACATTTCCAACATCATGGGCAACCAGGCGGTCGGGTCCATGGTATCGTTTTTTAACGGCAAGCCGGACAAGAATAATTACCGCCGTTTTCGCATCAAGACGGTCGAGGGCATTGACGATTTCAAGATGATCGCCGAGATCGTGCGCCGGCGTTACCGGCGCTTGAAAGAAGAGAGGGCCGCGTTCCCCGACCTCATCGTCATTGACGGAGGCAAAGGCCAGCTGGCCGCGGCAGCCGCGGAGTTGAAAAATTTAGGAGTGATCATCCCCATTGTTTCCTTGGCCAAGCGCGAGGAGGAAATTTTCGTGCCCAATAAACGCTTGCCGGTCATTTTAGCCAAGGACTCACTGGGGCTTCAACTGTTACAGCGCGTGCGCGACGAAGCCCATCGCTTTGCGTTGAAGTACCACCATCTTCTGCGGGGAAAGGCAGTGAAAGAATGA
- a CDS encoding MGMT family protein, giving the protein MTQFEWKVLEAALTIPFGQTRSYGWVAQKIGRPRAMRAVGQALRKNPYPIAIPCHRVIRSDGTPGGYAGRMGPQKGRLLALEQAVLRRLRNPSTG; this is encoded by the coding sequence ATGACTCAATTTGAATGGAAGGTTTTGGAAGCGGCACTGACGATCCCCTTTGGCCAGACGCGCAGTTATGGGTGGGTGGCGCAGAAGATCGGCCGGCCCAGAGCCATGCGCGCCGTCGGACAGGCCTTGCGCAAAAATCCATACCCCATCGCCATCCCTTGCCACCGCGTCATCAGATCCGATGGTACGCCCGGGGGCTATGCCGGCAGGATGGGTCCCCAAAAAGGCCGCCTTCTGGCCCTGGAACAGGCAGTGCTGCGGCGCCTAAGAAATCCCTCGACAGGATAG